Proteins encoded within one genomic window of Aspergillus nidulans FGSC A4 chromosome VII:
- a CDS encoding annexin (transcript_id=CADANIAT00009138), with protein MPAPSMPSLGYAPGQVAPGDFRREADALRKAMKGFGTDEKALIQVLSKLDPLQVAAVRATYSSHIRRDLYSDIKSETSSYFRQGLLAIVDGPLMHDTASAREAVQGIGTKEWLLNDVLLGRSNADLNAIKLSYERTYRRSLERDVEGDLSFKTKSLFAHVLRAARHEENAPIDYRTIESEAQNIHGATAARMVNNADEVCSIFARSSNNELRALSQAFSARYHTSLEAHIEKEFSGHMKDALLHMLRTALDPAMRDAVNLEECMRGMGTKDERLVVRVVRVHWDRQHLENVKRAYQHKYKQDLVKRVRGETSGDYQRLLVAMLE; from the coding sequence ATGCCTGCCCCTTCGATGCCTTCCCTAGGTTACGCTCCCGGTCAGGTTGCACCTGGCGATTTTCGCCGGGAAGCTGACGCCCTCCGCAAAGCAATGAAGGGTTTCGGTACAGACGAGAAGGCGCTCATCCAAGTCCTTAGCAAGCTCGATCCGCTCCAGGTCGCCGCTGTCCGCGCAACATACTCATCTCACATCCGCCGCGACCTTTATAGCGATATCAAGTCCGAAACAAGTAGCTACTTTCGACAGGGTCTGCTGGCTATCGTCGATGGCCCACTTATGCACGATACCGCGTCAGCACGTGAAGCTGTTCAAGGTATTGGTACAAAGGAGTGGCTTCTCAACGATGTTCTTCTCGGTCGCTCAAATGCGGACCTTAATGCAATCAAGCTTTCCTATGAGCGCACATACCGCCGCTCTCTCGAACGCGATGTTGAAGGCGATCTCTCCTTTAAGACGAAGAGCCTCTTCGCGCACGTCCTCCGCGCCGCACGCCATGAAGAAAACGCCCCTATTGACTACCGCACCATCGAATCCGAAGCCCAGAACATACACGGCGCCACAGCGGCACGCATGGTTAACAATGCAGACGAAGTATGCTCTATCTTCGCACGCAGCTCGAACAACGAACTTCGAGCCCTTAGCCAAGCTTTCTCAGCGCGCTACCATACTTCACTTGAAGCACATATTGAGAAGGAATTCTCAGGCCACATGAAGGATGCACTGCTGCATATGCTCCGGACGGCGTTGGACCCTGCTATGCGTGATGCTGTGAATCTGGAAGAATGCATGAGGGGCATGGGGACGAAGGATGAGAGACTTGTTGTGAGGGTTGTGCGTGTTCATTGGGACCGCCAACATTTGGAGAACGTGAAGAGAGCTTATCAACATAAGTATAAGCAGGATCTTGTGAAAAGGGTGAGAGGTGAAACAAGTGGAGATTATCAAAGGTTATTGGTGGCGATGTTGGAGTGA